Part of the Paenibacillus aurantius genome, ACCGATGAGCCTGCTGAAGGTGGCCGGTCTCGTTCTCGGGTTTCTTGGGGTGACGGCCGTTTCGCTGGAAGGACTTCACGGGCCGGTTGCGGGGCTCGGCATCGCTTTGGCGCTGATTACCGGAGCCGGGTGGGCGATCGGTACGGTCTATGTCAAAAAGACCAGCGGCCGCGTGGATTCGATGTGGCTGGTCGCCCTACAATTCCTCATCGGCGGGGCGGTTCTGACGGCGGCGGGCTCGGTGACCGAACGGTGGTCATCCATTACGTGGAACCTGCCTTACGAGGCCGGGCTCGTGTTTGGCATTGTGATCGGCATCTCCGCCTCCTGGGCGGTTTACTTTCATCTAGTGAATTCCGGTGATGCCAGCAAGGTGGCCTCGTTTACCTTCCTGGTTCCCCTGATCGCCGTTGGAAGCGGGACGCTGTTTCTGCACGAGCGCTTCACCCTTAATCTGATCCTGGGATTGGTCCTGATCGTCGCCAGCATCGGGCTGGTGAACCGCAAAGGCAAGCCGGCCGCCGGATCAAAGCAGCGGACGGTCGCGGCAGGCGAATCCGGTGGAGCCGGATGCTGACGGAAGGAGCTAAGGGGATAGGAGCCGGAATGCTTCCCTTTCTTGTTAACCGGAACAAAAAGGTGCCCTCTGCCGTCAGGCAGGAGAGCACCTTTTTTGTGTCGCTTTTTGTTAATAATTTGTGGCAAACCAGACATTCGGTTATTCGTCTTCTTTAAAAACCGGACGAAGGGTAAGCCGGAACTCGAATTCCTTCTCATCCAGACGGTATGGCTCCAAGAGAGCCGGACCGCAGGAATTGGAGCCGACGCCGCTCATTTTGTAATCCAGGCTGACGATGGTTTCCTTGCGTGGTACGAGCTCATGGTTATGGGAGGCGGCCGTCAGGTCCTCCGGCGTGTAATGGGCGGCATGGAAGGAGAAGTGAGGAGAGTGTCCGGTGAACCGGAGGCCCATTCCGAGCTCGTTCGTGACCGCCGCCCATTCGGTTCCATAGCGGGAGCCGTTTTCCTGCGGCATGATGTAATTCTCGAACATCTCGTCCACCCGCTGGACGTAATGCCCCCGCTTCACGCTCTGCCGCTTGTCGATATAGGATTCATGAGGACCTAACCCGAAATACTCCACTTCCTCCGTCCCTTTCGGCATGGAGAGCTGAAGACCGAAGCGGGGGAGGAAAGGAAGGCCTTCGCGGACCTTCACATGAGTCCGGAGCTGAATCTCGCCCGAGCCGTCGACCGTCCATTCCGCTTCCCCATGCAGAACAGGGTATCGGATATAGCCCCCAAGCGAGTAGGAAACGACAATGCGGGCACGGGACTCGTCCACCCGGCTCCATTCCACCTGGTAAACCTTCTGAACCGCCCGGTCGAATCCGTTCGTCTCCCATTCCTTGCGGATGTTCCGGTCGTTATCCGTAGGCGCCCTCCAGATGTTGAATTTGGCCGGAGCGCTGATCAGGGAAACTCCATGCTTGGTTATCTCCGTGAAGGTTCCGTCGTACCGGTCGAACACATGACGGAAATCGAAGCCTTCGAGGATCAGCCGGTGGCCTTCTTCCCGTATACGGAGCGCCGGCAGGGAGGCCGTGGCCTCGCCTGTTCCGGCCGGGGTCACGGGAAGCTCAAACTGCTCGAAGGTCAGCTCGTAGCCGGCGTCCGCCCACAGGGTTTCCTGCTTGGTGCGGATAGATAAGGTCAGAATGGCACGTCCGCTTAGCCCGCTCGTCAACTCATAGGGGATGCTGATCGTACCGGTGGATTGGGGAGTCACTTCCAGGTTCCGGATTTCCCCTTGCTGAATCGTCTTCCCGCCGTCGTCCTCCACCTTCCAGAGCAGGGTAACGCCGGACAGATCGGTAAAGTCGTAAAGGTTCGTGATCCTTACCGTACCTTCCGACAGATTATCCGCGTCAAGCCGAACGGGAGCGATCACCTTCTTCAATTCCAGAAGGCCGGTATGCGGGATGCGATCCGGCGTGACCAGACCGTCGATGCAGAAATTGCCGTCATTCGGCTTATCCCCGAAGTCTCCTCCATAGGCATAAAAGGCCCGGCCATCCGCCGTTTCGGCGGCGATGCCGTGGTCGATCCATTCCCATACGCAGCCGCCCATCAATTTGGGGTAGCGGTAAATGACATCCCAATAATCCTTCAGGTCGCCGGGGCCGTTGCCCATGGCGTGGCTGTATTCGCATAAGAACAGCGGCTTGGTGTTCGCCTCGTTCTGGGCGTACTGCTCGATATCCTGAACGGAGGCGTACATCCGGCTCTCCATGTCCAAGCTATCGACGTCCGTGCTTCCCTTATAATGGGGAGCGGCTCCTTCGTAATGGACCGGACGGGAGGAATCGCGCTGTCTCGTCCATTCGGCCATGGCGATATGGTTGGCGTCGTAGCCGGATTCATTGCCCATGGACCAGATGACGATGGAGGCGTGGTT contains:
- a CDS encoding DMT family transporter, which gives rise to MINRSRLQTAGLLTFLVLAWGISWPIYKIALAYTPPLLFSGMRTLFGGLLLAVFLWPRRSQIRWKSRWPIYVVSSLFNVILYYGLQTYGLRLVPSGLFSVLVYLQPVLVGLLAWLWLEEPMSLLKVAGLVLGFLGVTAVSLEGLHGPVAGLGIALALITGAGWAIGTVYVKKTSGRVDSMWLVALQFLIGGAVLTAAGSVTERWSSITWNLPYEAGLVFGIVIGISASWAVYFHLVNSGDASKVASFTFLVPLIAVGSGTLFLHERFTLNLILGLVLIVASIGLVNRKGKPAAGSKQRTVAAGESGGAGC
- a CDS encoding glycoside hydrolase family 2 TIM barrel-domain containing protein, with product MPSFPKYWEDLTVLQVNREKPRSSYIPYADSGSARSRKRGRSPYYRTLNGSWKFQYRESVKEVTEAFFAENADVSGWDDLIVPSCWQTNGYDQLHYTNVNYPIPCDPPYVPDRNPAGLYVRDFEVSERWQDKEPYVVFEGVNSCFYLWVNGQFVGYSQGSRVPAEFNLAPYLRSGRNRMAVLVLKWCDGTYLEDQDLWRFSGIFRDVYLLARDKAHVRDVFNRQILSADYREAVLASEIETTGPVGVTARLTDPDGKVIAEASAEINGQGTLELKVSQPVLWNAENPYLYRLEISGGSEVLEFATGFRHVEIASGVFRVNGRPVKLKGVNRHDSHPVLGQTIPLRHMLQDLLLMKRHNINTVRTSHYPNDPRFLELCDELGFYVVDEADLECHGIGSADSWKEGAFHVLSRLPEWKEAFVERASRMVERDKNHASIVIWSMGNESGYDANHIAMAEWTRQRDSSRPVHYEGAAPHYKGSTDVDSLDMESRMYASVQDIEQYAQNEANTKPLFLCEYSHAMGNGPGDLKDYWDVIYRYPKLMGGCVWEWIDHGIAAETADGRAFYAYGGDFGDKPNDGNFCIDGLVTPDRIPHTGLLELKKVIAPVRLDADNLSEGTVRITNLYDFTDLSGVTLLWKVEDDGGKTIQQGEIRNLEVTPQSTGTISIPYELTSGLSGRAILTLSIRTKQETLWADAGYELTFEQFELPVTPAGTGEATASLPALRIREEGHRLILEGFDFRHVFDRYDGTFTEITKHGVSLISAPAKFNIWRAPTDNDRNIRKEWETNGFDRAVQKVYQVEWSRVDESRARIVVSYSLGGYIRYPVLHGEAEWTVDGSGEIQLRTHVKVREGLPFLPRFGLQLSMPKGTEEVEYFGLGPHESYIDKRQSVKRGHYVQRVDEMFENYIMPQENGSRYGTEWAAVTNELGMGLRFTGHSPHFSFHAAHYTPEDLTAASHNHELVPRKETIVSLDYKMSGVGSNSCGPALLEPYRLDEKEFEFRLTLRPVFKEDE